The genome window CTATGCCCGCGAAGCCCCAATTCCCGCGCTAATCGCCATCGGTGATGGCATCCGACTCCGAATCCACTCCTCGCACAGCCGAATCGGGTACAGCATCCGATCGAACCGAGCGTCCGGATGGCTGGTCGGCCTCGTCTCGTTCAGCAGCCATGCCGATATCTCGTCCGCCAATCCGTCCTCATATCGGGGAGCCTCCACGCGAATCAAGCCATAAAGAGGCGAGGCGTCCGCCGGTTCGTGCAACCGCAAATACCACGTAAAAACCGCTCCGCCAATGCTAAAAACGCTGGTGCGCTGCCCGCGCTTCAGCCCAAACACCTTTGCCTGATCAGCGCCTTCGAAAAACTGCGCCCGGTGCGATTTCGCGATGCCGATTACGCGCGAATCGGCCTGGAATTGAACCTGCTCCCTCAATGCGCCATCGATCGCTAGCCAACCGTCGTGCCCCCGCTCCAACCATCGGTGCGCCAAGGCTCTCTCCAAGCGCTCCCGCTGGTTCGATATCGCCGTTTGAGCGCAACGAGCCAGATCGCCCCACGCCGCCGCCGTCGCTCCCGTGTCCCTAACATCGATTCCGACCGACCGCATCTCATCCAAAGGCGTCAGCTCGAGAGGAGCATAGAGCGCCTCGTCATAATCAAAGTAACCGTCGCAAGGCCCCGCCTCCCTGCCCTGCCGCTCTAGGATGATCGCCCCGACAAAACCATACACGATGGGAGCCGAAACCTCCCCCTTCCTATAAGCGACTGTGCGCTGGCGCTGCGTCCCGTCCAAAAAGTAGCGCAACCCAGAGCCAGAACGACTGGGCACATCGCGCTGAACGAGCGCAGAATCCTCGACTATTTTCGCCCTCAAGTCGATAACGGTCTCATCGCTCTCGACAGGCCGCTCGATGTCTGTAACATGCCGCGCCGCCGCATAGCCCGGCGGCGACTGGCGCAAAAACCGACCCAGAGCGCTAATAACTTCACTCATCCAAAAGCGCCCGCACCTCTTTAACAAGTTTGGCCGCGGTGAACGGCTTGGTCAAAAATGCAGCGCCTGGTCCGGCGCGTTCGGTCTCCAACTCTGGCTGATCCAAATACCCCGATATCAACAGCCGCTTTAATCCTGGACGTTCCTTTAGCATCTCGGCAGCCAACTCGCCTCCGCTTATTCCTGGCATGACGACATCGCTGATCAGCAGGTCGATGGTTCCCTCGTGCGTCCGATGAATCTCTAGCGCCCGAGTGCCGTTCTCCGCTTCCAAAACATGATAGCCTTGGGTCTTCAACGCCCTAGCGGCAATATCGCGCACCATTGGCTCGTCCTCTACCAGCAAGATCGTCTCAGCACCAATGCCTGCCCCGCCCTCGACCGCTTCGGGGCTCTTGGCAAGCGGTTGCTTCTCCAACGGCAAATAGACACTGAACGTCGTGCCCGAGCCTTTCTCGCTCTGAATCTCGATCCGCCCCTTGCAACGCTGAACAATGCCGTAAACCGTGGGAAGCCCCATGCCCGTGCGAGATGACGATTCCTTGGTCGTGTAAAAAGGCTCGAACAGTCGCTGCATCGCTTCAGGCTCGATCCCTACGCCGGTGTCTTTAACCGTAAGCACAACGAACTGACCCTTTGGCGCCCGTTCCACAGATATGGTCAATACGCCGCCGTTCGGCATGGCGTCCGAGGCGTTGATAGCCAAATTGAGAATGAGCTGATGAAGCTGCCCAGGCTCGGCCTTGACGATCTTCTGCCTCTTGGGAAGATTTATTCTCAACTCAATGTTATCGCTGATCAGCCTTCGGATGATGTCCGAAATGTCTTCCACAACACGACCAAGGTCGTGATAGCCGATCGCCCCTTCTTGACGCCGCGCAAACGCCCACAATTGAGCCGTGATCTCGGCGGCTCGCTGGCTGGCGTTTCTGATCTTGTCAAGCCAAACGACGGTCCGGTCGTCCGGCGGCGCCTCGGCCTTGGCGACGTCCACATATCCAAGAATCGCTGTCAAGATATTGTTGAAGTCGTGCGCGATGCCGCCCGCCAATCGCCCGATCCCCTCTAACTTTTGCGCGCGCGTCAACTGCTCCTGGGTCGCCCGCTCTTCGGTCAGGTCGTCCAGCGTTCCCACAAAACCCTGAATCTCGCCCGCCTCGCCCCAAACAATGGCGGAGTGGGCCGACAAAGTTCGAATCTCGCCGTCGAGCCGAACGGCGCGAAACTCTGTGGACAGTTCCGCGTTCTCTTCGCCCATCGACTGCCATTCCGCTCGCATCCTCTCAATGTCGTTTGAATGGACGACCTTCATCCAGCCTAGGCCAAGACACTCCTCCGGAGCAAGGCCCAAAATCTTCGAAAAGCGGTTGTTGGCATAGAGGCAATGCCCGCGCCTATCCTGAAGAAAAATCCCTAAAGGCGCCGATTCGCTGAGAGTCCGAAACCGTGCCTCGCTCTCCGCCAATGTGTCCAATGCGGCTCGCTTGGCCGTAATGTCTTCGATCACCGCGACGATCGAGGACGGGGCGCCCGATGCGTCCGTCAATAGCGAGGCCGAGATATCGGCCCAAATCGTCCGGCCGTCCTTCCGAACGCAACGACGCTCCCGCTGCTGAACGTCGACCCCCGTCCGTACAAAGCTGACAAAGTTCTCAAGGTGAAGAGGACGCTCTTCCGGATGGACCAGATCGAACACCTTTAGACCGATCGCTTCCTCCTGGTCGTACCCAAACGTCCGACAAATCGCGGAGTTGGCCTCCAACACCGTGCCGTCAAGGTCCACCAGCGCCATCCCCACAGCCGCATTCTGAAATAGCCGCCGAAACCGCTCTTCGCTATCGCGAAGACGGCCCTCGGTCCGCTTGAGAGCCAGCAGAGTCGCAATCGAGAGCGCGTACTGCTCCAGCAACTCCAGATCGTTCGACGCAATGGGCCGCT of Armatimonadota bacterium contains these proteins:
- a CDS encoding PAS domain S-box protein, whose translation is MRKDYIRAAVTLPNGEADPRSQVSMRALAEVARLLSKSASPSDLCRAAVELGRGKLGFDRISIWLHGREPGLLLGTFGIDEAGVVRDESGLIVRANRESFIKPILEYRQSVVHLADYELRDHKGHVVGVGEHAQAALWDGETVVGVLCIDNLLSKRPIASNDLELLEQYALSIATLLALKRTEGRLRDSEERFRRLFQNAAVGMALVDLDGTVLEANSAICRTFGYDQEEAIGLKVFDLVHPEERPLHLENFVSFVRTGVDVQQRERRCVRKDGRTIWADISASLLTDASGAPSSIVAVIEDITAKRAALDTLAESEARFRTLSESAPLGIFLQDRRGHCLYANNRFSKILGLAPEECLGLGWMKVVHSNDIERMRAEWQSMGEENAELSTEFRAVRLDGEIRTLSAHSAIVWGEAGEIQGFVGTLDDLTEERATQEQLTRAQKLEGIGRLAGGIAHDFNNILTAILGYVDVAKAEAPPDDRTVVWLDKIRNASQRAAEITAQLWAFARRQEGAIGYHDLGRVVEDISDIIRRLISDNIELRINLPKRQKIVKAEPGQLHQLILNLAINASDAMPNGGVLTISVERAPKGQFVVLTVKDTGVGIEPEAMQRLFEPFYTTKESSSRTGMGLPTVYGIVQRCKGRIEIQSEKGSGTTFSVYLPLEKQPLAKSPEAVEGGAGIGAETILLVEDEPMVRDIAARALKTQGYHVLEAENGTRALEIHRTHEGTIDLLISDVVMPGISGGELAAEMLKERPGLKRLLISGYLDQPELETERAGPGAAFLTKPFTAAKLVKEVRALLDE